In the genome of Deltaproteobacteria bacterium, the window TTAGGGAATGAACGTTTACGATATCGGAAATGTCGTTAAAACAGATTTGCTCATAATCGGCGGCGGATTTGGTGGATTATTTGCGGCTATCAAGGCCAAACAAAACGGCGTGAAGGATGTAACCATTGTAGATAAAGGGGCCGTCGCCATGACAGGCCAGTCAAGGCTGGCAGCCGGGGCCACAGTTTATCTGCATCCTGGGGATGATCTTGAAGAATGGATCAAGGCCATCTTTATCGGCCAGCAGGGGTTATGCAACCAGGACATGGTCGAATCCTTTTTAGTTCAATCCTTTGAGCGGCTGAGGGAGTTCGAGGACATGGGCATTGTTTTCAGGAGAAATCCGCAGACTAATGATTATTTTCGTATGAACTCGCGAGGTCTGGTTCCGGTTCAGATGACAATCGGCGCGACCTATAAAGAATGGATCGGAGGAACGGCGCTGACTACAGTTCTGCGCAAAACAGCGCTCAGGCTGGGTGTCCGGTTTTTTAATAAAATTTTTATTAATGATTTGATAGTGAGAGATAACCAGGCCTCCGGCGCGGTCGGCTGTCACCGAAGAACCGGGGATTTTTACATTTTCAAGTCTCAAGCGGTGGTGGTGGCGGCCTGTGACTGTAGTTTTCGCGGCAACTACTGCTGCGTGGAAGCGACCACGGGTGATGCCTTTGCCATAGCCTATCGTGCTGGCGCAGACCTAACCAATATGGAACAAATGGTCATTAATACAGCGCCCCTGGCTTATAATTTCGAGGGAACCGGCCCGACCGGTCAAGCCGGGGCCCGGTTTTTAAATGCTGCTGATGAAGACTTCATGCCCCAGTATGACCCGCAAGGCAGCCGCGCTGAAATCAATCATATTGTTCAAGCCATGGCTCAGGAGCATAAAAAAGGTCATGGCCCGCCTTTTTATTATGACTTCAGGTCATTGCCTGAGCAGATGGAAGCGGCGTTCCTCAATAATTTTGGGGGATGGATGCCTCGGAACCTGATCAGGCTGAAGGAGAAAGGCATAAGGATTTTTCGTTCCAAAGTGGATTGGGCGCCCGCCCTTCAGACCCTTCGAGGAGGCATTAAAACTGACATTAATTGCATGAGTAATGTTGCCGGTCTGTTTGCCAGCGGAACGGCCCAATCCATGGGACCGGGACTCTTTAACGG includes:
- a CDS encoding FAD-binding protein, encoding MNVYDIGNVVKTDLLIIGGGFGGLFAAIKAKQNGVKDVTIVDKGAVAMTGQSRLAAGATVYLHPGDDLEEWIKAIFIGQQGLCNQDMVESFLVQSFERLREFEDMGIVFRRNPQTNDYFRMNSRGLVPVQMTIGATYKEWIGGTALTTVLRKTALRLGVRFFNKIFINDLIVRDNQASGAVGCHRRTGDFYIFKSQAVVVAACDCSFRGNYCCVEATTGDAFAIAYRAGADLTNMEQMVINTAPLAYNFEGTGPTGQAGARFLNAADEDFMPQYDPQGSRAEINHIVQAMAQEHKKGHGPPFYYDFRSLPEQMEAAFLNNFGGWMPRNLIRLKEKGIRIFRSKVDWAPALQTLRGGIKTDINCMSNVAGLFASGTAQSMGPGLFNGWSSGKSIWSGSTAGSSAAEYLKHAASFKLDSDQIMNLKDALF